One region of Ictalurus punctatus breed USDA103 chromosome 6, Coco_2.0, whole genome shotgun sequence genomic DNA includes:
- the pdcl3 gene encoding phosducin-like protein 3, translating into MQDPNEDTEWNDILRKKGILPPKETPKEEEEAEEEQIIQQQSIVKTYENMTLEELEENEDEFGEEDEIAIEMYRQKRLAEWKAKQLKNVFGELNEISGQDYVQEVTKAGASIWVVLHLYKPGIPLCTLINQHLSSLARKFPDTKFLKSISTTCIANYPDRNLPTIFVYHEGEMKAQFIGPLVFGGMNLTCDELEWRLAESGAVKTDLEENPRKQIQDQLISSIRCSAPHRKDSDESDDD; encoded by the exons ATGcag GACCCAAATGAAGACACCGAGTGGAATGACATCCTCAGGAAGAAGGGCATCCTTCCTCCTAAAGAGACGCcaaaggaagaggaggaggcgGAGGAGGAGCAGATCATTCAGCAACAGTCCATTG TAAAAACCTATGAGAATATGACTctggaggagctggaggagaACGAGGATGAGTTCGGCGAGGAGGACGAGATCGCCATCGAGATGTACAG GCAGAAGAGGCTCGCCGAGTGGAAAGCAAAGCAGTTGAAGAACGTATTCGGCGAACTGAACGAGATTTCAGGTCAAGACTACGTTCAGGAAGTGACCAAGGCAGGGGCCAGCATCTGGGTGGTGCTGCACCTCTACAAACcagg CATCCCCTTGTGCACGCTGATCAATCAGCACTTGTCCTCTTTGGCACGGAAGTTTCCAGACACTAAGTTCCTGAAGTCGATCTCCACGACGTGCATCGCTAATTATCCGGACAGAAACCTGCCCACCATCTTTGTTTACCACGAGGGGGAGATGAAGGCGCAGTTCATCGGACCGCTGGTGTTCGGAGGAATGAACCTCacgtgtgatg AGCTGGAATGGCGTTTGGCCGAATCCGGCGCTGTGAAAACGGACTTGGAGGAGAATCCGAGGAAACAGATCCAGGACCAGCTGATTTCATCCATCCGCTGCTCAGCACCGCACCGCAAGGACAGCGACGAATCTGATGACGACTGA